The proteins below come from a single Panicum hallii strain FIL2 chromosome 7, PHallii_v3.1, whole genome shotgun sequence genomic window:
- the LOC112900981 gene encoding WD repeat-containing protein 44-like: MEGYQLLVGCRMEMEMEEETFFDSREELTASPALSPGPALPWSGSLDSVGQRRERFMKSMGLECSPSPRQADAVATVGDIEKEVVVLQEFGRLWSQSDENNCSMSSWSTEDTRSYEDGASDDNSVSGSSRDDASSKVGRSFSSLSFIQRLMSRSCKLSGVPKAIERRRNGWLRRLGLRSSVLDHGGDEASTSSSESEQNRCGRYERVKVRCYRKRSKELSAVYQGQVIKAHDGAILTMKFSPDGQFLASGGEDGVIRVWGVTQSEDCKIPMDDPSCVYLKAHHNSGLAPADADNEKKCKVKGVKQSADSACVVIPTMVFQISEEPLQEFRGHSGDVLDLSWSNNKHLLSASTDKTVRLWELGSENCVTVFPHSNFVTCVQFNPANENRFISGSIDGKIRVWDIPRCSVVDWVDIRDIVTAICYRPDGKGAVVGTITGNCRFYDASDNLLRFETQIALNSKKKSSLKRITTFEFCPSNPSKLMVTSADSKIKILDGTIVTQNYSGLRSGSCQSFATFTPDGQHIVSASEDSNVYVWNHEDQEEASLKHAKTIWSSERFHSNNAAIAIPWNGQKPRNPVSLASQILPPQGDNFWCMSKAVKCSSSCSEDSAINNFVSRFAPGIFNLNQEFSTESTCRSSATWPEEILPSQSIRAILDESQYKFLRNCFQSTSNSWGQVIVTAGWDGRIRSFQNYGLPAHQ, translated from the exons ATGGAGGGGTACCAGTTGCTAGTAGGCTGTAggatggagatggagatggagGAGGAGACGTTCTTTGACTCGCGAGAGGAGCTCACGGCGTCGCCGGCGCTCAGCCCGGGCCCGGCATTGCCGTGGTCGGGCAGCCTCGACAGCGTGGGGCAGAGGAGGGAGCGGTTCATGAAAAGCATGGGCCTGGAGTGCAGCCCGAGCCCCCGGCAAGCCGATGCTGTGGCGACCGTGGGCGATATTGAGAAGGAGGTGGTGGTGCTGCAAGAATTTGGGAGATTATGGTCGCAGTCCGATGAGAACAACTGCTCCATGTCGAGTTGGTCCACGGAGGATACGCGGAGCTATGAGGACGGTGCCTCTGATGACAATTCCGTGAGTGGATCCAGCAGGGATGATGCTAGCAGCAAGGTGGGCAGGAGTTTCAGTTCATTGTCCTTCATCCAGAGGCTTATGAGCCGCAGTTGTAAGCTTTCTGGTGTCCCCAAGGCGATTGAGAGGAGGAGAAATGGATGGCTTCGTAGGCTGGGCTTGAGGTCCAGTGTCCTCGATCATGGAGGCGATGAAGCTAGCACCAGCTCCTCAGAGAGTGAACAAAACAGGTGTGGAAGGTATGAAAGGGTCAAGGTCCGGTGCTACCGGAAGCGGTCAAAGGAATTGTCAGCAGTTTATCAAGGACAAGTGATCAAGGCCCATGATGGCGCCATCCTGACTATGAAGTTTAGTCCTGATGGGCAGTTTCTTGCAAGTGGAGGCGAAGATGGAGTTATCAGGGTCTGGGGTGTCACGCAGTCTGAGGACTGCAAAATTCCCATGGATGATCCTTCCTGTGTTTACCTCAAAGCTCATCACAATAGTGGATTGGCTCCTGCCGATGCTGACAATGAGAAGAAATGCAAAGTCAAGGGTGTGAAGCAATCCGCTGATTCTGCTTGTGTTGTGATTCCAACCATGGTGTTCCAGATCTCAGAGGAACCATTGCAAGAGTTCCGTGGTCACTCTGGTGATGTACTGGATCTGTCGTGGTCTAACAATAAG CATCTATTGTCAGCATCAACAGACAAAACTGTTCGCTTGTGGGAACTTGGATCTGAAAACTGTGTCACTGTTTTTCCCCACAGCAACTTCG TGACTTGTGTCCAGTTCAATCCAGCTAATGAGAATCGATTCATCAGTGGATCAATAGATGGCAAAATCCGTGTGTGGGATATTCCTAGATGCAGTGTTGTGGATTGGGTGGATATTAGGGACATTGTAACAGCCATTTGTTACCGACCTGATGGAAAG GGAGCAGTGGTTGGAACCATTACTGGAAATTGTCGGTTTTATGATGCATCAG ATAATCTGCTGCGGTTTGAAACACAAATTGCGCTCAATAGCAAGAAGAAATCTTCTCTTAAAAGAATCACTACTTTTGAG TTCTGTCCAAGCAACCCAAGTAAATTAATGGTTACATCTGCCGACTCGAAGATCAAAATTCTTGATGGAACCATTGTGACTCAGAATTATAGTG GACTTCGAAGCGGATCCTGCCAGTCATTTGCAACATTCACTCCAGATGGGCAGCATATAGTTTCTGCTAGCGAAGACTCAAATGTTTATGTCTGGAATCATGAAGACCAAGAAGAGGCTTCATTGAAACATGCAAAAACCATATGGTCGTCAGAGCGCTTCCACTCCAACAATGCAGCCATTGCAATACCATGGAATGGCCAAAAACCAAGAAACCCAGTTTCTTTGGCCTCTCAAATTTTGCCACCACAAGGTGACAATTTCTGGTGCATGAGCAAGGCTGTCAAGTGCAGTTCAAGCTGCAGTGAAGATTCTGCCATCAACAATTTTGTGTCACGATTTGCTCCTGGTATTTTCAATTTGAATCAGGAGTTCTCCACTGAGTCCACTTGCAGAAGTTCAGCTACCTGGCCTGAGGAAATTCTGCCTTCTCAGTCAATTCGTGCAATTTTGGATGAGTCACAATACAAGTTCCTAAGGAACTGTTTCCAGAGCACATCAAACTCCTGGGGTCAAGTGATAGTTACTGCAGGATGGGACGGCAGGATTAGGTCATTCCAGAATTATGGCCTACCAGCGCATCAGTGA